Part of the Sulfurimonas denitrificans DSM 1251 genome is shown below.
TATAAATTTTAAAGGATGGGTATGATTCCATTTACAGACGAAGAGTTGATGAATCCAGTTAGAAACGTAATAGATAAAGTTCGTCCATCCTTAGCCCTTGATAGTGGAGATATAAGTTTTATTACAGTTAAAAATTCAAAAGTATATATCCAGTTAAAGGGTGCATGCGTTGGGTGTGCTAGTAGTGGGACAACACTTAAATATGGTGTAGAGAGACAATTAAAGATGGATATTCATCCAGAAATAACAGTTATAAATGTACCAGTTGGTATGGAAAACGATATAGATAATTTATAAAAAAGTGTAGAAAAAAATGGCAATAAGTAAATTTAAAATATTATCACAGGCAAAAGATAGCTTTTCAAAATCTGATTATAAAAATGCACTAGAGAAGTTTGCTTCAGTTTTGCAAAATTTTCCTAATTCACAAGAAGCCTATAATGGCGTAATCTTAGCAGAGATGGCGCTAAGTGGCGAAGGCGGTGCTGAAGCCCTTTTTGATTACTATGAGGTTTTGAGAGAGGAAGATAAAGAGCAAGCTGACATCATAATGAGCGAAATATTAAA
Proteins encoded:
- a CDS encoding NifU family protein, with translation MIPFTDEELMNPVRNVIDKVRPSLALDSGDISFITVKNSKVYIQLKGACVGCASSGTTLKYGVERQLKMDIHPEITVINVPVGMENDIDNL